In Candidatus Hydrogenedentota bacterium, the genomic window CGCCGGGGCCGAGATAAGCCGCCTGTATGTGGCGGAGTCCCTGATGACCCTGACAGGCTCAAACGCGGACCACCGCATTCCGCTGCGGGCGTCGGCCATGGGCACGCTCGCGCTGGCGCTGCTGGGCGCGGTCGGGGGCGACCCGTCGGCGCTGCGCGGTTTTGGCGAGGCGCACCATTTGGACGCGGGGGTGCTGGAGGCGCTGGCGAAGGACTTGTCGGCGAACCGGGGCGCGGCGCTGGCGGTGGCCGGGGCGCACCTGCCTGCCGGAACGCACGCCGCGGTGGCGCTGCTGAATGACGCGCTGGGCGCCCACGGGGAACTGCTCCGCTGGAATCCGGCCCCCGCGACGCTTCCGCCCGGCGACCCGGAGGCGGTGGCGGCGGCGCTCAACGCGGGGCCGTCCGTGCTGATATGCCTGGGGGTGAATCCGTTTTATGACTGGCCGGGCGGCGGCTTTTCGGCGCTGGCGGGCAAGGCGGGCCTTGTGGCGGCGCATGATCTTTGTCCGACCGAGACCTTGGACGCGGCGACGCTGGCGCTGCCGAGCAGCCACAACATGGAATCCTGGGGGGACGCGGCGCCGCGGCTTGGCCTTGAGTCCCTGTGCCAGCCGGTGATAGCGCCGCTCTTTGACACCCGCGAGGCGGCGGAGTCCCTGTTGCGATGGGCGCAGGCGCTCGCCCCGGAGGACGACCCCCTGCGGCAGGCGGAGGACTGGCACGGTTTTGTGCGGGGCCGCTGGACGGCGCGGTTCGCGGCCGAGGGCGCGGCGGAGCCCGCCCGCGCCTGGGAGGACGCCCTGCGCGACGGGTTTATTGTCCGGCCCGGCGGCCCGCAGACGCCCGCGTTTGACCGCGGGGCGGCGGAGGCTCTTGCGGCGGCACCGGCGGCCACGGCGGGGCCGGAGGCGAACTGCGAGGTGGTGTTGGCGCCCCACCACGCGGTTTATGACGGCCGCTTTGCGAACAACGCCTGGCTGCACGAGCTGCCCGACCCGATTACCAAGATTGTGTGGGACGGCGGCGCGCTGGTTGGACCTGCGACGGCCAGGGCGCTGGGGGTGAAGGAGGGGGATTATCTCCGCCTGAGCGCGGGCGGGGCGTCGGCGTCGTTTCCGGTGATTGAACAGCCGGGCGCGGCTCCCGGGGTGGTGGGGTTGACGCTGGGTTACGGGCGTGCGGCGGGCGGCCTGGTGGTCAAGGAGGCCGGCGGAGTGAACGCCGCGGCGCTTCTCGGCTCTTCGGGGGGTGCGCCGCCGCGTCTGGCGGTTTCGGTGCGGGCGGAAAAGGCGCCGGGCGCTTACACTTTCGCGAGGACGCAGACGGAATTTTCCATGCACGGCCGGCCGATAGTGCTGGACGGCACCCTGGAAGAATACCGCCACGACCCGGCGTTTGTGGGGCACAAGCGGCATCTTCCTGAAATGGTGGACATGTACACGCCCCACGACTATTCGCGGGGTCACAAGTGGGCCATGGCGATAGACCTGAACGCCTGCACGGGCTGCGGGGCCTGCATGTCAGCCTGCCAGTCGGAGAACAACATCACGCCGGTGGGCCGGGACGAATGCGGCCGGGGCCGGGAGATGCACTGGATTCGGATAGACCGGTATGTGGACGGGGACCCGCAGAACCCCGAGGTGCGCACCCAGCCGATGCTGTGCCAGCACTGCGACAACGCGCCCTGCGAGAACGTGTGCCCGGTGAACGCCACGACGCACAGCCCCGAGGGCCTGAACGAGATGGCGTACAACCGCTGCGTGGGCACGCGCTACTGCGCGAACAACTGCCCGTACAAGGTGCGCCGCTTCAACTTTTACGACTTCCAGGCCGACAAACTGCGGGACCCGGTGCAGGAGCTGGGGCAGAACCCGCAGGTGACGGTGCGCGGCGTGGGCGTGATGGAGAAATGCACGTTCTGCGTGCAGCGCATCAGCGCCGCGAAACACCACGCGGCCAACACGGGGTCGCCCCTCGCCGACGGCGCGGTGAAGACGGCCTGCCAGCAGGCCTGCCCGGCGCAGGCCATTGTTTTCGGCGACGTGAACGACCCCTCAAGCCGGATTTCCAGGCTGTTGAAGTCGGGTCGGGGCTACCGCGTGCTGGAGGAATTGAACGTGCGCCCGAATGTGACCTATCTGGCGCGGCTGCGCAATCCGCACCCGGACCTTTCGCCCGCAGGCGGGCACAACCCTGGGGAGGCCCACCACGGATGAGCACGAACGAGGCGGCATTGCGGCCAATGGACATCATCGAGGGGGACATGGACGCGGGGAGGCTTGACGACGACGTGTTCAGGCCGATGGAGTCCTTTCCGACGGGGCGGTGGATGACGGCCATGGCCTTCGCGGGCGGGCTCGCCACCCTGTTCCCAATCTGCGCCGGCTACACGATATGGCGGGGCATCGGCGTCTGGGGCATCAACGCGCCCGTGGGCTGGGGCTGGGCGATTGTCAACTTTGTGTTCTGGGTCGGCATCGGCCACGCGGGCACGCTCATATCGGCCATCCTTTTTCTGTTCAGGCAGAAATGGCGGACGGGCATCGCGCGTTTCGCGGAGGCGATGACGATATTCGCGGTCTTCTGCGCGCTTCAGTTTCCCCTGCTCCACACGGGCCGCCCCTGGCTGGCGATGTTCTGGCTGGTCCCGTACCCGAACGACCAGGGCATCTACCAGAATTTCCGCTCCCCCCTGGAGTGGGACGTGTTCGCGGTGTCCACCTATGGCCTGGTCTCCTTCATGTTCTGGTACACGGGCCTGATTCCCGACCTTGCCACGGCGCGCGACCGCGCGCGGCACCCGTTCCGCAAATTTGTGTACGGCCTGATGAGCCTGGGCTGGCAGGGGAGCAACCGCGCGTGGCGCCATTACGAGAAGGCCTACCTGATGTTCGCGGGGCTTTCCACGCCGCTGGTGCTTTCGGTGCACAGCGTGGTTTCGACGGACTTCGCCGTGTCCGTGATTCCCGGCTGGCACACGACCATATTCCCGCCGTATTTCGTGGCGGGGGCCATCTTCTCCGGATTCGCGATGGTGGCGACGCTGATCATCATCCTCCGCCGGATGTTCAACCTGTACCATCTGATCACGGACAACCACCTTGAGCTGATGAACAAGGTCATGATCGCCACCTCGATGATGGTCGGCTACGCCTACGCGGTGGAGTTTTTCATGGCGTGGTACGGCGGGATCGCCTACGAGCGGTTCGTGTTCATCAACCGCGCGGCGGGGCCCTACGCCTGGGCGTACTGGACGATGGTGATCTGCAACGTGGTGGTGCCGCAGCTCTTTTGGTTCAAGAAAGTCCGCCGGACGGTGTGGATGATTTACCCCATCGTGCTGCTGGTGAACGTGGGTATGTGGTTCGAGCGTTTTGTGATTGTGGTGACCAGCCTGCACCGCGACTACCTGCCGTCAAGCTGGGGGCATTACGCGCCGACCTGGGTTGACATCGGCCTGTTCGCCGGCAGTTTCGGCACCTTCCTGACGTTCATGCTGCTGTTCTGCCGGTTTCTGCCGACCGTCTCAACGACCGAGATGAAGGCTATCCTGCCAAACGCGCACCCCGCGCACGGAGCGAGCCATGGCTGACATGGAACATGTGACAACGGCGGCCGGCCAGGGCGCCCCGCACAGGACGGTGGGGCTGGCCGGCCTCTTCGACGATGTGAACGACCTGGCGGGCGCGGCGCGCGCCCTGCGCGACGCGGGGTTCAGCCGCTGGGACTGCCACACGCCTTACCCGGTGCACGGGCTCGACGACGCGATGGGCCTGCGTCCCTCCCCCATACCCGTGATCTCGCTCATATTCGGATTTCTGGGCTTTTGCACGGCCATCGCGCTGACCTACGGGTTGAGCGTCTGGTATTACCCGATTCACATCGGCGGGAAGGCGCTGTTTAGTTGGCAGGCGTTTGTGCCGATATTTTTCGGCCTGTTTGTGCTTTTCGGCGCGGTGTCCGCCTTTCTCTCCATGTTCGTCCTGTGCCGCCTGGGCCGGTGGCATTCGCCGCTGCACGACTCGGGCGTGATGGCGGAGATCACGCGGGACCGCTTCGCGGTGGTGGTCGAGGCCGCCGACCCGGCGTATTCGGAGGCCAAGGTGCGCGCCCTGCTCGAGGCGTCCGGCTGCCGGGACACCCGCCCGCTCATCGAGCACGGCGAGGAGGATGACGCGTTCATATGATTCCACAATTTGTCATAGACAAGCTTCAGACCGTGTACCCGAAGTGGTCGCCCCTGATGTACAAGGCGACCCTGCTGGGGGCGCTCGCCACGGCGGTCATTGTGCCGCTGGCGCTGGTGCCCGTGCCGATGATCGAGTTCTTCAACGGGATGGCGGCGCAGCCGAAGGGGAAGGCGCAGGGGACCTACGGGCGCGTGTTCGGCGAGGCGCGGATGGTGGAGCGCCCGCCCGTGCCGGGGACCGTGCCGCGCGGTTATCACCGCTACGCCTTTGACGGGGCGGGAAACACGATAGAGGACGCGTTGCGTGTTGGCGAGACACTCAACAACCCAGTGGCGCTGGACCGCGCCAACCTCGAGCGCGGCCGCCGGGTGTTCGACGTGTACTGCGCGGTCTGCCACGGGAAGGGCGGGGACGGGGACGGTCCGGCGACGGGTCCGAACCGTTTTCCCGCGCCGCCCTCGCTGCACACCGACCAGGCGCGGGGCTATCCGGACGGCGCCGTGTTCCACATCATCACGAAGGGCATGGGGAAAATGCCTGGCTACGCGAAGCAGATAGACAAGGAGGACCGCTGGAAGGCGATCCATTACCTCCGCGCGCTTCAGCGCGCGAAGAATCCAAAACCGGGGGACTTGCAGCCATGACCAGCGCGGCCGACACGAAGACGACGGAACTTGCGGGCGCGCCCCGGCCGAGCGCCCCGCTGCGCCTGCTTTCCCTGGGGCTTGTCGCGGCGGGGGTGCTGCTGTCCCTGCCGGCGCTGTTCAGCGACGGGGGCCGCGCGCAGTTTGCGCACGGCTACCTGATGGGCTTCACGTTTGTGTGGGGCATCGCGCTGGGCAGCCTGTTCTGGGTGGTGCTGCACCACCTGACCCATGCCAGGTGGTCCGTGGTGGTGCGGCGCGTCATGGAAATGCTGGCCGAGCCGGTCTGGCTTGCGGGGCTGTTTTTCATTCCACTCGCGTTGATGGTGGTCCTGAACGCGCGGTTTCATTTGTATGAGTGGGCCGACCCGGGCATCGTGGCCGGGGACGCCCTGCTCCAGGGGAAGCGGCCCTATCTGAACACGCCGTTCTTCATTCTTCGGGGCCTGGTGTTTTTCGGGTTATGGATTGGCTTCGCCCGGTTCTTTGTGCGGGGCTCGCTGTCGCAGGACAACGGGGGCGCGGGCGCCGGGGCGACACTGCGGATGCGGTCGCTTTCCCCGGCGTTCATGCTGGTGTTCGCGGTGACGGTGACCTTTGCCGGGATTGACTGGCTGATGAGCCTGAGCCCGCGCTGGTTCAGCACCATTTTCGGGGTGTACGTTTTCGGCGGGATAATATTGACGTCCCTTGCGGCGGTGACCGTGGCGACGGTCGGCCTGCTGCGGACGGGCCGGATTTCGGCGCGGGCCGTGACCCCGGACCACCTGTACAACCTTGGGGCGTTTCTATTTGCCTTTACTATATTTTGGGCTTATATCGCATTCAGCCAATACATGCTGATCTGGTACGGAAACATGCCGGAGGAATCATTCTATATGGTCCGGCGTTTAGAGGATGGATGGCTGAAAATAAGCCTTGCCCTGGCGGCAATGAGGCTTTTCATCCCGTTTTTCGTTTTGCTGTCAAGGAGGGCCAAAAGGAACGCCACGGTTCTTTTTTGGGTGTCCCTGCTGATTCTGGCGGGACAGCTTCTGGACCTGTACTGGCTCATCATGCCCGAGGCGCTGCCCGGCGGGCCGACGTTCGGATGGCGCGGGGTTGGGCCTGTTTTGCTGATGGCGGGGGCGTATGTCTGGTGTGTGAGCCGCTTTCTGGGACGCCACGCGCCGTTGGCGAAGGGCGACCCCGAGTTGGCGGAATCTTTGCGGTTTCACTTGTAACCGGGAACAAATCATGAAGAAACTCCTAACATTGGCCGCCCTGCTGGCCGTAACGGCCACGGCGCCGGGGACGGCGCAGGAAAGTGTCCCGGCGACGGACACGCCGGGGGGGGTCGGGGTCAATGAGCGCCTCGGCGAGCAGATCCCCATCAACGACCTGTCCTTCACGGACGAGCAGGGGAACAAGGTGCTCCTTGCGGACTTTTTCGACCGTCCCATCGTTTTCATCCCGGTATATTACCGCTGCCCCGGCATCTGCACGCCGGTGCTTCAGGAAATGGCCTCGGTGATCGGCAAGTCCGACATCACGCCGGGCGTGGACTACCGGGTGCTGACCGTGAGCTTTGAGCCGACCGAGACGCACGACCTGGCCCAGTTGAAAAAGACGAACATGATCGCCGAGGTGAAGGGCAGGGAGATGCCGGAGGACGCCTGGCGCTTTTTCGTGGGCGACGCGGAGAACGTGCGGCGGCTGACGGACGCGGTCGGTTTTTTGTACAAGCGCGACAGCAACGGGGTTGATTATGTCCACACGGGCACGGTGATCTTCCTGGACAAGACCGGGAAGATTGTCCGGTATCTTGACGGGGTGCAGATGAACCCCGCCGACTTCAAGATGGCGGTGATTGACGCGCAGCACGGGATGCCGCGCTCGGTGATGCAGGCCGTGAAAAAACTGTGCTACACCTTCAGCCCCGAAAGCAGGACCTATGTGCTCCAGGTGAACCGGATAATCCTCGGGTTCACGCTGCTGTTCGTCCTCGGATTCGGCGCGTTCCTGCTGCTGAAGCCCGGCGCAAAACCCGGCGACATGCCGCCCGCCGGCGGCGTTCCCGCGGAAGGGGCCAAGTCATGAACGCCGCCGCGGCGGTGACGGCGGAAGCGCCGGTGACCAGCTACCTGGACGCGCGGCGCGGGCTGCTTTCCTGGCTGACGACCACGGACCACAAGCGCATCGGCCTGATGTACCTGGCGGGGATGATCATTTTCTTCCTCTTCGCCGTGGGGCTGGCGCTCACGTTCCGCCTGGAACTGCTGTTTCCCGGCGAGACGATCATCAGCAACGACACCTACAACAAGCTGCTGACCCTGCACGGGATCACGATGATATTCCTGTTCATCATCCCGGGCATCCCGGCGGTGTTCGGGAACTTCTTCCTGCCCATACTCATCGGCGCGGAGGATGTGTCCTTCCCGAAAATCAACCTGCTGTCCTGGTACTGCTTCATTGCGGGGGGGCTGCTCGCGCTGGTTTCCGTGTTCCTCGGCGGGCCGGACACGGGGTGGACCTTCTATGTGCCCTACAGCCTGAAGACGGGGCAGAACGTGCTGGTGCCGATGATAGCGGCGTTCATTCTCGGCTGGTCGTCCATCCTCACGGGCATCAACTTTGTGACGACGACGCACCGGCTCCGCGTGAGGGGGATGGGCTTCTTCGACATGCCCCTTTTCGTTTGGAGCCTTTACTCGACGGCCTGGATACAGATCATCGCGACGCCGGTGGTGGGCATCACGCTGCTGATGGTGCTGATGGAGCGCTACCTGGGCGTGGCCATCTTTGATCCGGCGCGCGGCGGGGACCCGCTGCTCTACGAGCACATGTTCTGGATTTACTCGCATCCGGCGGTGTACATCATGATTTTGCCGGCCATGGGCGTGGTGTCGGAGATAATCCCGACCTTCTCGCGCAAGACCATATTCGGGTACCGCTTCATCGCCTACTCGTCCATCGCCATCGCCAGCATCGGGTCGCTGGTGTGGGCGCACCACATGTTCACCTCGGGCATCTCCGACACGGCGCGGATCGTGTTCTCGTTCCTCACGTTCTTCGTGGCGGTTCCGAGCGCGGTGAAGGTGTTCAACTGGCTGGCGACGATGTACCGGGGCTCCATATACCTCGGGCCGCCGATGGTGTGGGCCCTGATGTTCATCTTCCTGTTCAGCATCGGCGGCCTCACCGGCATGATCGTGGCGTCTCTGGCGCTGGACGTCCACCTGCACGACACGTCGTTCGTGGTGGCGCATTTCCACTACACGATGTTCGGGGGCACGGGCGTTATTTTCTTCGCCGCGCTGCACTACTGGTGGCCGAAGATGTTCGGGCGCATGTACAACAGCAAAACCGCGATGACCGCGGCGGGGCTGTTCTTCATCGGCTTCAACCTGACCTACATGCCCCTGTTTGTGGCGGGCGCCTTCGGGATGCCGCGCCGCTACGCGGACTACCTGCCCGAGTACACGCATTACCACCAGGTGTCCACGGTGGGCTCCTGGATTCTGGCCTTCTCGATGCTGCTGGCGCTGGGCAACCTGGTGTATTCGCTTTACCGGGGCGCGCGCGCGCCGGAGAACCCCTGGGGCGGGGCGACGCTGGAGTGGCGCACGCCCACGCCGCCGCCCACGCTGAACTTTGTCGGCGCCCCGGACACGAGCCGCGGCGCGTATGAATACCCGGAGCAGGTGGAATCATGAGTGTGGCAGGCACGGCCATGGAGCATCTTCACGCGGAGGAGGGCGGCCACGCCGTCCACTATGACCCGCTCGCATCGCGGATCGGCATGTGGCTGTTTCTTTTCACGGAGGTGCTGCTCTTCGGCACCCTGTTCCTGGCCTTCGCCATGTACCTGCACATGCACCGCATCGAGTTCATGAGCGCGTCGCACCACTTGAACAAATTGCTGGGCGCGGCCAACACCCTCATCCTGCTCACCAGCAGCCTGACGATGGCGCTCGGCATCGCCGCCGCCGAGCGGGGGGCCAGGCGGCTTTCGGTCCTGTTTCAGGCGGCCACGCTGGTGGCGGCTTTGGCCTTTCTGGTCATCAAGGCGCAGGAGTGGGGCGAGAAGTTCTCGCACGACCTCCACCCCAAATCCCCCACGATGCTCGGCATGCCCCATGGCGAGCAGATTTTTTACGGGTTCTATTTCACCATGACGGGGCTGCACGCCCTGCATGTGATTATCGGCGCCGTGGCGGTGTGCGCGGGGATTTGGCTGGTGGCGAAGGGGAAGGCGCGCCCCGGCCGCACCGTGGCGCTCGACAACATCGGGCTGTACTGGCATCTGGTGGACGTGGTCTGGATATTCCTTTTCCCGCTGTTTTATCTGATTGGCAGGTGAGCGATGACATCGGAACATGAAGAGACGCGGTTGACGCCCTATGGGACCTATGTGGCCGTATGGGGGGCGCTGGTTTTCCTGACGGGGATCACCGTGGGGCTGTCCTTTGTGGACATGCGCCAGGTGACGGTGCTCGCCGCGCTGATTGTGGCCACGGTCAAGGGGTCGCTGGTGCTGCTGTACTTCATGCACGTCCGCCACACGAAGCCGATGTTTCTTTACATGTTCGCCGCCGTGGGTGTCACCTACGGAATATTCATTGGACTGACCTTCATGGACTATTGGACCAGGTAAGCATCATGCCCATCGCCGCACCATCGGAAATATCACGGGAGGTGAACCACGCCTTTCTCCTGATCGGCGGGACCAGCCTTGTGCTGCTGGTCGGCATCACCCTGGCCATGCTGCTCTTTGTGTTCCGTTTCCGGCGCAGCCGCGCGCGGACGACGGCGCAGATCGAGGGCCACTTCTGGCTTGAGATCACCTGGATCGTGATTCCGTGCATCATCGTGACCTGGATGTTTTTCGTTGGCTACCGCGGCTTCGGCATGATGCGGGGCGTCCCCGACGACGCGATGGTGGTGAGGGTGACGGGCAAGCAGTGGTCATGGTCCTTCGCCTATCCGGAGGAGGGGGTGACGAGCGCGGAGATGGTGGTTCCGGTGAACCGCGCGGTGCGGGTCGAGCTGACGGCGCCGCCCGACGACGTGCTGCACAGCTTTTACATCCCCGATTTCCGCGTGAAGGAGGACGTTGTTCCGGGCAGGGACACGTATCTGTGGTTCAAGTCCGACCGTACCGGCAACTACAACATATTCTGCGCCGAGTTCTGCGGCAAGGACCATTCGAAAATGATCTCCATGCTGCGGGTCGTGGAGGAGGACGAATACCAAGACTGGGTGCGCCGGACCATACTAAAACGGTACAAGCCGCTTGAGTACGCCGCGGTCACCAATCCGGAGCATCCCGGTTTTGGGCCGGAAGACCTGAACATTGACCCGAAGGTGCTGTATGCGACGTACTGCGCCTCGTGCCACGGGGCGCAGGGGGACGGTTCGGGGCTTCCGGGTCTGGCGCGTGATTTCCGCACGGAGGCGGGCTGGAAAAAGAGCGCCCGCGTGGCGGACATTTACCGAACCCTCATCCATGGGATCGAGGGCACGCAGATGCGGGCGTTTCCGAATTTCACGCCGTGGGAAAATGTGGCCCTGGCCCACATGGTGCGGGGGTTCCTGACCACGCCGCCCGCGCCGGACAGCGAGGCGGACTACCAGGCCCTGGTCGCCGAATTTGGGCTGGACAAGGTGCAGGCGCCGAAGGAGTCCATTCCTGTCGAAAAGGCCATGGACCTGATTCTGAAGGAGGCGTCCCAATGAGCCCCGCAGCCGCGAAGGCCCTGTTTCTGGGGGGCGGCGGCGCGGGCGAGAAGGCTTTGCCGGGCGCCGCAAAGGCGGCCCTGGGGCTGTACCTGCAACTGACCAAGACGAAAATCAACCTCGCGGTCGCAATCACGGCGGTCATGGGGTACGTGATGGCGGGGGGCGGCTGGGACATGGCGCTTCCGCTGTCCATCTTCGGCACCTTCCTGCTGGCGTCGGGGGCCGCCGCGCTGAACCAGTGGCAGGAGGCGCCCTTTGACGCGCGGATGCGGCGGACCCGGACGCGCCCCATCCCCTCGGGGCGGATACGGCCGGCGGGGGCCTTTTTCATCGGGGTTCTGCTGCTTCTGGCGGGGTTCTACATGCTGTCGTCGCTTCCCCAAAACAGGTGGGTTGTGATGGCGCTGGGCGCGCTGGCGGTGTTCTGGTACAACGGGGTGTACACGCCCCTCAAGCGGGTGACGCCCTTTGCCGTGGTGCCCGGCGCGCTGATTGGCGCGATACCGCCGCTGATCGGCTGGTGCGCGGCGGGCGGGGAATGGAACCACCCGCTGGTCCTGCATGCCGCCTTCTTCATGTACATCTGGCAAATCCCCCATTTCTGGCTGCTGTTGCTGATGTACGGCGGGCAGTACGACGACGCGGGGCTGCCCACGCTGACCAAAGTGTTTTCGCGCGCGCAGCTCCACCGGATCACCTTCATGTGGGTGCTGGCCACGGCGGTGACCGGACTGTCCCTGCCGGCCTTCGAGGGGCGGGCGCTGCTCTTTCCCTGGAATGTGGCCGTGGTCCTCTCGTCAGTCTGGATTGCGGCGAAGGGGGCGGGCCTGCTGTGGCGGCCCGAGGCGCAGGCGGAGGGAAAACCCTTTCTCCGGGCCTTCATGCAGATCAACCTCTACGCGCTTGTCGTCGTGGCGTGTTTGAGCCTGAGCGCCCTGGGGATGGTGTGGCCCTGAGCCCACCGGCCCGCCCTTGTCTTACCTTGACACCTCTTGGGGCATGATACTGCTGTTGACGAACCTTCCCGGCTCGGCGGAAAGCCACAGCTCGCCCTCCGCCGCGCGGCGCCGCACCAGCCCCGCAAGGGTCCGCTTCTGGCCGGTTTTGGGGTCCGTGGCCTTCACCCAGCGGGCCAGTTCCACGGGCACGTCGTCATAGCCGCCCGCGTTGAGTTTTTTCCGGAGCGTGCTGGCCGCGAAGTTACCGGAGCCGGCGTTGAACACAAAACTGACCAGGGCCGCGTACTGGTTGTCCTTCAGGGGAACGCGCACCAGCCGCTCGACCTCCGCGCCCGCCGCGTCCAGGTCGGCCTCAAGCAGTTGCTCCGCCTCGTCGAGGGTCACCGTGTCCCCCCGCTTGACCCCTTTTGTGTGGCCGTATCCGATGGTCCACACGCCCGCCGGACAGGTATAGGCCTTGGTGTAAAAGCCCTCGAAATGCTTTACCAGATCGAATCCGGCCTTGTTCACTTTCCTTGCCATGGTCTCTCTCCTTCCTTTTTTTTATCAGCACTGCACAGGAGAATGCTGTTGAGGCGCGTGCACGTCCCGTGCAAACGGCGCACGGCAGGCTGCAAGGCATGTTGCATGCCATAGGGTTCACGGAAATGGCATCCGATGCAATGTGTTGCGACATAAGCACATGCGGGGATGGATGGTTTTGGTAATGGCAGCGGTGGCGGGGCGGTTTCCAAGATGTGGAAAAAAAGTGGATAAAATCTTGGAATTATTTGCTGGGTTTGCCATGTGGACGGAGTGTACAGGAAAGAGGAATAACCGCAAAGAACGCAGGGAACGCAAAATCCAGCGCACAGGCAGAAATGTCTGTGTCACGGGGCGTTGCTTTTGGCGGTTTCCCGGTCTTGTCAGTCCATCCCGGCGAGGGCGCGGAGGTATTCTCGGTTCATGAGGGTGATGTTCTCGACCTTGACCTCTTTTGGGCAGGCGGCCTCGCACTCGTAGTGTTTGGAGCAGCTTCCGAAGCCCTCGGCATCCATCTGGCGGACCATGGCGACGACGCGGCGGTTGCGTTCGGGGTGTCCCTGGGGCAG contains:
- a CDS encoding 4Fe-4S dicluster domain-containing protein — encoded protein: MSEPPVKGFHSFETMARLKKSALTTHGEHPFAPDPEPGDMSRRDLLKTLSRASALLMLGAAGCERKPKRQIISRADGPEYQKPGKALYYASTYTEGSYPYGLLVKAVDGRPIKVDGNPEHPVNKGTSTADMQAVLQTLYDPDRLRGPRRGGAPISWEEADAEMARALRGATSVVLLTRANLGPSERALIGRLSELCPGFRHFVHETAHDGPRRSAWGRVYGQDGELLPEYHKARVIVSFDADFLGTDGIVLENTAKFVQGRAVEDERHAGAEISRLYVAESLMTLTGSNADHRIPLRASAMGTLALALLGAVGGDPSALRGFGEAHHLDAGVLEALAKDLSANRGAALAVAGAHLPAGTHAAVALLNDALGAHGELLRWNPAPATLPPGDPEAVAAALNAGPSVLICLGVNPFYDWPGGGFSALAGKAGLVAAHDLCPTETLDAATLALPSSHNMESWGDAAPRLGLESLCQPVIAPLFDTREAAESLLRWAQALAPEDDPLRQAEDWHGFVRGRWTARFAAEGAAEPARAWEDALRDGFIVRPGGPQTPAFDRGAAEALAAAPAATAGPEANCEVVLAPHHAVYDGRFANNAWLHELPDPITKIVWDGGALVGPATARALGVKEGDYLRLSAGGASASFPVIEQPGAAPGVVGLTLGYGRAAGGLVVKEAGGVNAAALLGSSGGAPPRLAVSVRAEKAPGAYTFARTQTEFSMHGRPIVLDGTLEEYRHDPAFVGHKRHLPEMVDMYTPHDYSRGHKWAMAIDLNACTGCGACMSACQSENNITPVGRDECGRGREMHWIRIDRYVDGDPQNPEVRTQPMLCQHCDNAPCENVCPVNATTHSPEGLNEMAYNRCVGTRYCANNCPYKVRRFNFYDFQADKLRDPVQELGQNPQVTVRGVGVMEKCTFCVQRISAAKHHAANTGSPLADGAVKTACQQACPAQAIVFGDVNDPSSRISRLLKSGRGYRVLEELNVRPNVTYLARLRNPHPDLSPAGGHNPGEAHHG
- the nrfD gene encoding polysulfide reductase NrfD, which gives rise to MSTNEAALRPMDIIEGDMDAGRLDDDVFRPMESFPTGRWMTAMAFAGGLATLFPICAGYTIWRGIGVWGINAPVGWGWAIVNFVFWVGIGHAGTLISAILFLFRQKWRTGIARFAEAMTIFAVFCALQFPLLHTGRPWLAMFWLVPYPNDQGIYQNFRSPLEWDVFAVSTYGLVSFMFWYTGLIPDLATARDRARHPFRKFVYGLMSLGWQGSNRAWRHYEKAYLMFAGLSTPLVLSVHSVVSTDFAVSVIPGWHTTIFPPYFVAGAIFSGFAMVATLIIILRRMFNLYHLITDNHLELMNKVMIATSMMVGYAYAVEFFMAWYGGIAYERFVFINRAAGPYAWAYWTMVICNVVVPQLFWFKKVRRTVWMIYPIVLLVNVGMWFERFVIVVTSLHRDYLPSSWGHYAPTWVDIGLFAGSFGTFLTFMLLFCRFLPTVSTTEMKAILPNAHPAHGASHG
- a CDS encoding DUF3341 domain-containing protein translates to MADMEHVTTAAGQGAPHRTVGLAGLFDDVNDLAGAARALRDAGFSRWDCHTPYPVHGLDDAMGLRPSPIPVISLIFGFLGFCTAIALTYGLSVWYYPIHIGGKALFSWQAFVPIFFGLFVLFGAVSAFLSMFVLCRLGRWHSPLHDSGVMAEITRDRFAVVVEAADPAYSEAKVRALLEASGCRDTRPLIEHGEEDDAFI
- a CDS encoding cytochrome c, which produces MIPQFVIDKLQTVYPKWSPLMYKATLLGALATAVIVPLALVPVPMIEFFNGMAAQPKGKAQGTYGRVFGEARMVERPPVPGTVPRGYHRYAFDGAGNTIEDALRVGETLNNPVALDRANLERGRRVFDVYCAVCHGKGGDGDGPATGPNRFPAPPSLHTDQARGYPDGAVFHIITKGMGKMPGYAKQIDKEDRWKAIHYLRALQRAKNPKPGDLQP
- a CDS encoding quinol:cytochrome C oxidoreductase, producing MTSAADTKTTELAGAPRPSAPLRLLSLGLVAAGVLLSLPALFSDGGRAQFAHGYLMGFTFVWGIALGSLFWVVLHHLTHARWSVVVRRVMEMLAEPVWLAGLFFIPLALMVVLNARFHLYEWADPGIVAGDALLQGKRPYLNTPFFILRGLVFFGLWIGFARFFVRGSLSQDNGGAGAGATLRMRSLSPAFMLVFAVTVTFAGIDWLMSLSPRWFSTIFGVYVFGGIILTSLAAVTVATVGLLRTGRISARAVTPDHLYNLGAFLFAFTIFWAYIAFSQYMLIWYGNMPEESFYMVRRLEDGWLKISLALAAMRLFIPFFVLLSRRAKRNATVLFWVSLLILAGQLLDLYWLIMPEALPGGPTFGWRGVGPVLLMAGAYVWCVSRFLGRHAPLAKGDPELAESLRFHL
- a CDS encoding SCO family protein, encoding MKKLLTLAALLAVTATAPGTAQESVPATDTPGGVGVNERLGEQIPINDLSFTDEQGNKVLLADFFDRPIVFIPVYYRCPGICTPVLQEMASVIGKSDITPGVDYRVLTVSFEPTETHDLAQLKKTNMIAEVKGREMPEDAWRFFVGDAENVRRLTDAVGFLYKRDSNGVDYVHTGTVIFLDKTGKIVRYLDGVQMNPADFKMAVIDAQHGMPRSVMQAVKKLCYTFSPESRTYVLQVNRIILGFTLLFVLGFGAFLLLKPGAKPGDMPPAGGVPAEGAKS
- a CDS encoding cbb3-type cytochrome c oxidase subunit I, which codes for MNAAAAVTAEAPVTSYLDARRGLLSWLTTTDHKRIGLMYLAGMIIFFLFAVGLALTFRLELLFPGETIISNDTYNKLLTLHGITMIFLFIIPGIPAVFGNFFLPILIGAEDVSFPKINLLSWYCFIAGGLLALVSVFLGGPDTGWTFYVPYSLKTGQNVLVPMIAAFILGWSSILTGINFVTTTHRLRVRGMGFFDMPLFVWSLYSTAWIQIIATPVVGITLLMVLMERYLGVAIFDPARGGDPLLYEHMFWIYSHPAVYIMILPAMGVVSEIIPTFSRKTIFGYRFIAYSSIAIASIGSLVWAHHMFTSGISDTARIVFSFLTFFVAVPSAVKVFNWLATMYRGSIYLGPPMVWALMFIFLFSIGGLTGMIVASLALDVHLHDTSFVVAHFHYTMFGGTGVIFFAALHYWWPKMFGRMYNSKTAMTAAGLFFIGFNLTYMPLFVAGAFGMPRRYADYLPEYTHYHQVSTVGSWILAFSMLLALGNLVYSLYRGARAPENPWGGATLEWRTPTPPPTLNFVGAPDTSRGAYEYPEQVES